Proteins co-encoded in one Bremerella sp. TYQ1 genomic window:
- a CDS encoding FAD-dependent oxidoreductase: MKTTAYAALAAIVCLWTSTLFAADVLVEAESFTDHGGWKLDTQFISEMGSPYLLAHGLGKPVAEAKTEVTFPSTGRYRVFVRTKDWVARWDAPGAPGKFQLAIDGKPLEETFGTESAEWFWHDGGIVDIENEKVTLSLKDLTGFDGRCDAIYFTTDTTATPPTSGNQLAKWRKQQLGITEDIKTEGPYDLVVIGGGYSGMGAAISAARMGCKVALIQDRPVLGGNGSSEVRVWAMGLIRRGKYPRIGEIIDEFADKAKKSPGTYEEFGDDKKEALVRSEPNIDLFLNHHANDLEMKDGEIASVTAFDTRTSQVRKFEGTLFCDATGHGSIGALAGALYDQTDKGRMGMSNMWRWDEADEETTFPETPWALDLTMKDFPYPRDHHGQWFWESGFDKDPIHGAEAIRDWNLRAVYGAFNAMKNREGASKHKNAELTWLAYIGGPRESRRLIGDVLLTQDDIVAKREFPDGCVPSTWSIDLHYPKKEFADKFPDNPFISIAVHDRRVDRSYGYPVPYRCFYSKNIPNLFMAGRCISVTHEALGTVRVMKTCGMMGEVVGKASSICKIHDCSPREVYEEHWDEMDELLQLPGQARRETVDAAIEMPKNLLPTSPYGPPTGLDPSKMAGIVIDDRHAEKSGQWSEGTGLKGYVNHGYLYTGQKGASIRFPIKVEKGGKYEVRYAYLPHENRSEKVNVTLVTGASQESTIVNMQEAPPIEGGFQSLGVFSIQPGEESYVEVISNGGGNVHADAIQLIPVAGK, translated from the coding sequence ATGAAAACCACTGCCTATGCCGCGCTGGCGGCAATTGTTTGTCTCTGGACATCCACCCTTTTCGCCGCGGATGTATTGGTCGAAGCCGAAAGCTTTACGGACCACGGCGGCTGGAAACTCGATACCCAGTTCATCAGCGAGATGGGTTCTCCCTATCTGTTGGCCCACGGCCTCGGCAAGCCCGTCGCGGAAGCGAAGACCGAAGTCACGTTTCCTTCGACAGGCCGGTACCGAGTGTTCGTCCGAACCAAAGATTGGGTTGCCCGTTGGGATGCCCCTGGTGCTCCAGGTAAGTTTCAATTGGCGATCGACGGAAAGCCCCTAGAAGAAACCTTTGGTACCGAAAGCGCTGAATGGTTCTGGCATGACGGCGGTATCGTCGACATCGAAAACGAAAAAGTCACGCTGAGCTTGAAAGACCTGACAGGTTTCGACGGTCGCTGCGATGCGATCTACTTTACGACCGACACCACGGCAACGCCTCCTACCAGCGGCAATCAACTGGCCAAGTGGCGCAAGCAGCAACTCGGCATCACCGAAGATATCAAGACCGAAGGTCCTTACGATCTGGTCGTCATCGGCGGTGGTTACTCCGGCATGGGTGCCGCGATCAGCGCTGCTCGGATGGGCTGTAAAGTCGCTTTAATCCAAGACCGTCCTGTGCTGGGTGGCAACGGTAGTAGCGAAGTCCGTGTCTGGGCGATGGGCTTGATTCGTCGTGGTAAGTACCCTCGCATTGGTGAGATTATCGACGAATTCGCCGACAAAGCGAAGAAGTCGCCTGGCACCTATGAAGAATTTGGCGACGACAAGAAAGAAGCCCTCGTTCGCTCTGAACCGAATATCGATCTTTTCCTGAATCATCATGCCAACGATCTGGAAATGAAAGATGGCGAGATCGCTTCGGTTACTGCGTTCGATACTCGCACCAGTCAGGTTCGCAAGTTTGAAGGAACATTATTCTGCGATGCCACCGGACATGGCAGCATCGGAGCTCTTGCAGGAGCCCTGTACGATCAAACCGACAAGGGCCGCATGGGTATGAGCAACATGTGGCGTTGGGACGAAGCAGACGAAGAAACCACCTTTCCTGAAACGCCATGGGCGTTGGACCTGACGATGAAAGACTTCCCTTACCCACGCGACCATCACGGTCAGTGGTTCTGGGAAAGCGGTTTCGACAAAGACCCAATCCATGGCGCGGAAGCAATTCGCGACTGGAACTTGCGAGCCGTGTACGGCGCGTTCAATGCCATGAAGAACCGCGAAGGGGCCTCGAAGCATAAGAATGCCGAACTGACTTGGTTGGCCTACATCGGCGGTCCGCGTGAGTCGCGCCGCTTGATTGGTGACGTCCTGCTGACGCAAGACGATATTGTCGCGAAGCGGGAATTTCCTGATGGATGTGTGCCGAGTACGTGGTCGATCGACCTTCACTATCCCAAGAAGGAATTCGCCGACAAGTTCCCCGACAATCCTTTCATTTCGATTGCCGTTCACGACCGTCGCGTTGACCGTTCGTATGGTTACCCTGTCCCTTACCGTTGCTTCTACTCGAAGAACATTCCGAACCTTTTCATGGCTGGCCGCTGCATCAGCGTTACGCATGAAGCCTTGGGAACCGTTCGCGTGATGAAGACATGCGGCATGATGGGCGAAGTGGTCGGTAAAGCATCGTCGATTTGCAAAATCCATGATTGCTCACCACGCGAAGTGTACGAAGAGCATTGGGACGAAATGGACGAATTGCTCCAGCTTCCCGGTCAGGCACGTCGAGAAACGGTCGATGCCGCCATCGAAATGCCTAAGAATCTTCTGCCAACTTCTCCCTACGGTCCGCCAACGGGACTCGATCCTTCCAAGATGGCTGGAATCGTGATCGATGACCGTCACGCCGAAAAGTCTGGCCAATGGTCGGAAGGGACCGGTCTCAAGGGATACGTTAACCATGGTTATCTTTACACCGGTCAAAAGGGAGCTTCGATTCGCTTCCCAATCAAAGTGGAAAAGGGTGGCAAATACGAAGTCCGCTACGCTTATCTCCCACACGAAAATCGAAGCGAAAAGGTAAACGTCACGTTGGTCACCGGTGCCTCGCAGGAATCGACGATCGTCAACATGCAAGAAGCTCCACCGATCGAAGGTGGCTTCCAGTCCCTGGGCGTTTTCTCGATCCAGCCTGGCGAAGAGTCTTATGTCGAAGTGATCAGCAACGGTGGCGGCAACGTTCACGCCGATGCGATTCAACTGATTCCCGTCGCTGGAAAATAG
- a CDS encoding MarR family winged helix-turn-helix transcriptional regulator, which translates to MTPPGLKDELKKRNPFDSKEQEAILNILRTSDLFHNRLGRLLREYGLTGSQYNVLRILRGEGKPLPSLEIAGRLIQVVPAITGLIDRLEKQELVSRVRCDKDRRVVYVAITDKALEILAQIDQPLMDAHKQLMGHLNQQELQQLIDLLEKSRGGVTDDEK; encoded by the coding sequence ATGACCCCGCCAGGACTGAAAGACGAACTCAAGAAGCGGAACCCGTTCGATTCCAAAGAACAGGAAGCGATCCTCAATATCTTGCGGACGAGCGACTTGTTTCATAATCGACTCGGGCGATTGCTCCGTGAGTACGGCCTGACAGGTTCTCAGTACAACGTGCTGCGAATCCTGCGTGGGGAAGGCAAACCGTTGCCTTCGTTGGAGATCGCGGGACGTCTGATTCAGGTCGTCCCTGCGATCACTGGACTTATCGATCGATTAGAAAAACAGGAACTAGTGAGCCGAGTCCGCTGCGACAAAGACCGCCGAGTGGTGTATGTCGCGATCACGGACAAGGCTCTCGAGATCCTGGCCCAAATCGACCAACCCCTGATGGATGCCCATAAGCAGTTGATGGGACATCTAAATCAGCAGGAGCTTCAGCAGTTGATCGATTTGTTAGAAAAATCACGCGGCGGTGTAACCGACGACGAAAAGTAA
- a CDS encoding glucose 1-dehydrogenase — MSFQDKVVVITGGTSGIGEATAYLFAKQGAKVVVAGRREEAGSAIVDRIKSDGGSALFIRTDVTREEDVAGLIAKTVETYGRVDIAFNNAGVEATGPVEDVTVDQYRKVFDINVLGVFLSMKHEIPQMLKQGGGVIINTSSIVGHIGMPGASVYIASKHAVEGATKTAALEYAQKGIRINAVAPAATATDMIDRFAGKEGSENREALAAQHPMNRLATAEEIAGAVAYLASDAASFTTGISLPVDGGYLAK, encoded by the coding sequence ATGAGTTTCCAGGACAAAGTTGTTGTCATCACCGGCGGAACCTCCGGTATCGGAGAAGCCACCGCATACCTCTTTGCCAAGCAAGGGGCCAAAGTCGTCGTCGCTGGTCGGCGGGAGGAAGCCGGCAGCGCGATTGTTGATCGGATTAAGTCGGACGGTGGTTCCGCGTTGTTCATTCGGACCGATGTCACTCGGGAAGAGGACGTCGCCGGGCTTATTGCAAAAACGGTCGAAACGTACGGCCGCGTCGACATCGCGTTCAACAACGCTGGCGTCGAAGCAACGGGACCGGTCGAAGACGTCACCGTCGATCAGTACCGCAAAGTGTTCGACATCAACGTCCTGGGCGTATTCCTCAGCATGAAGCACGAGATCCCGCAGATGCTCAAGCAAGGAGGTGGGGTGATCATCAATACCTCCAGCATCGTTGGTCACATCGGCATGCCGGGGGCGAGTGTTTATATCGCCTCAAAGCATGCGGTCGAAGGGGCTACGAAAACGGCCGCTTTGGAATATGCCCAGAAGGGAATCCGGATTAACGCGGTGGCACCTGCGGCAACGGCGACCGACATGATCGATCGCTTTGCCGGCAAGGAAGGTTCCGAAAACCGAGAGGCACTTGCCGCTCAGCATCCGATGAACCGACTTGCCACGGCAGAAGAAATCGCTGGCGCTGTCGCTTACCTCGCCTCGGATGCCGCATCGTTCACGACCGGGATCAGTTTACCGGTCGATGGTGGTTACCTCGCCAAGTAA
- a CDS encoding pirin family protein, whose translation MINVRKAADRGYADHGWLKAFHTFSFAGYVDRDHVQFRSLRVMNEDRVAPGQGFGTHPHNDMEIVTYVLEGALEHKDSMGNGEVLRPGEFQRMTAGTGITHSEFNPSSDEPVHLYQIWLFPDRKGHTPSYEQKRFPDEQLQNTLRVVASPDAEEGSLAIHQDAKIFLSKLDAGQSVEHPVAESRHAWLQVLRGKVTLNGQSLDTSDGAAVSDERLLKIEADGDAEIMLFDLA comes from the coding sequence ATGATCAACGTTCGTAAGGCAGCCGATCGAGGCTACGCGGATCACGGTTGGCTCAAAGCCTTCCATACGTTTTCGTTTGCCGGGTACGTCGATCGCGATCACGTTCAGTTCCGCAGCTTGCGCGTGATGAACGAAGACCGAGTCGCCCCCGGGCAAGGCTTCGGGACTCATCCGCACAACGACATGGAAATTGTCACCTACGTGCTGGAAGGTGCCCTGGAGCATAAGGACTCGATGGGCAACGGCGAAGTGCTACGGCCTGGCGAATTCCAGCGGATGACGGCTGGTACCGGAATCACGCACAGCGAGTTCAATCCTTCGTCGGACGAGCCGGTTCACTTGTATCAAATCTGGCTTTTCCCCGACCGAAAAGGGCACACGCCCAGTTACGAACAGAAGCGATTTCCCGACGAGCAGTTGCAAAACACGCTCCGGGTTGTCGCTTCACCGGATGCCGAAGAAGGTTCCTTGGCTATCCATCAGGATGCCAAGATCTTCCTCAGTAAGCTCGACGCCGGACAAAGCGTCGAGCACCCCGTCGCCGAGTCACGTCACGCGTGGCTACAAGTGCTGCGGGGGAAAGTGACGCTCAACGGTCAGTCGCTCGACACAAGCGACGGCGCGGCTGTCAGTGACGAGCGTCTCTTGAAAATCGAAGCCGATGGCGATGCCGAGATCATGTTGTTCGATCTCGCCTGA
- a CDS encoding DoxX family protein, which translates to MNPVAQGVLTVAGRLMIVTIFLMSALGNKIPQFSGVVQYMASEGVPAPQIMLAGAILFLIAGGLSILVGFYARIGAVLLFVFLVLATYFFHDFWTFEGQEQQTQMIQFMKNLSMMGTMLFLIAVGSGPWSLDKCLGKSQPETAESVS; encoded by the coding sequence ATGAATCCTGTCGCCCAAGGCGTGTTGACCGTTGCCGGTCGTTTGATGATCGTCACCATTTTTCTGATGAGTGCGCTGGGGAATAAGATTCCACAGTTCTCCGGTGTCGTGCAGTACATGGCCTCGGAAGGTGTCCCCGCACCGCAGATCATGCTGGCAGGCGCGATCCTCTTTTTGATCGCCGGAGGGCTTTCGATTTTGGTCGGTTTTTATGCTCGTATTGGTGCGGTGTTGCTGTTTGTTTTCCTCGTTTTGGCGACGTACTTCTTCCACGATTTCTGGACGTTTGAAGGTCAGGAACAACAAACGCAGATGATTCAATTCATGAAAAATCTCTCGATGATGGGGACAATGCTCTTCCTGATAGCGGTTGGTTCCGGTCCTTGGAGTTTGGACAAATGCCTCGGGAAATCGCAGCCTGAAACGGCTGAGAGCGTCTCTTAA
- a CDS encoding sulfatase-like hydrolase/transferase, with protein MIRIFAWLPFCLVTFVSVVASADVVVADENSKPNILFLFSDDQSYETTGYRGMTQVQTPHLDELAQRSLSFNHAYNQGSWSGAVCVASRTMLNTGRFVWHANDVYKTAEKERADGRFWAEHLKKAGYKTYMTGKWHVPANAAKAFDVTGHVRGGMPKQTPQGYDRPKSPEDKQWQPWDKKFGGFWEGGKHWSEVVGDEAVGFLQQAAKEDDPFFMYIAFNAPHDPRQSPKEFVDMYPADEIEVPEDFLPQYPDCKEIGCAPSLRDEHLAPFPRTKYSVQVNRQEYYAIITHMDQQIGRILEALQQSGKADNTYVFFTSDHGLACGHHGLMGKQNSYDHSIRVPLLVSGPSIKPGENDAAVYLQDIMPTTLELAGIDKPEHVEFVSLLPLIRGEKDQSYDAIYNCYLNVQRSITDDGFKLMVYPKAKKVKLFDLKNDPQEMKDLAGDSAYAEKKQQLFATLEQWQTHVGDPLPLDASLVK; from the coding sequence GTGATTCGCATCTTTGCCTGGTTGCCATTCTGTTTGGTCACGTTCGTTTCGGTGGTCGCTTCGGCGGACGTTGTCGTTGCGGACGAAAATTCAAAGCCGAATATCTTGTTCCTCTTTTCGGACGACCAAAGTTACGAAACGACCGGCTACCGTGGCATGACGCAAGTACAGACGCCGCACTTGGACGAGCTCGCGCAGCGATCGCTTTCGTTCAATCATGCCTACAACCAAGGCTCGTGGAGTGGGGCCGTTTGTGTGGCAAGTCGTACGATGCTCAACACCGGACGTTTCGTGTGGCATGCCAACGATGTCTACAAGACAGCAGAAAAGGAGCGTGCCGATGGTCGTTTCTGGGCGGAGCATTTGAAGAAGGCAGGCTACAAAACCTACATGACCGGCAAGTGGCATGTGCCTGCCAATGCGGCGAAAGCGTTTGACGTCACCGGGCACGTCCGGGGTGGCATGCCGAAGCAAACGCCACAAGGCTACGATCGACCGAAGAGTCCGGAAGATAAGCAATGGCAACCGTGGGACAAAAAGTTCGGCGGCTTCTGGGAAGGTGGCAAGCATTGGAGCGAAGTGGTTGGTGACGAAGCGGTGGGCTTCCTGCAACAAGCAGCCAAGGAAGACGATCCGTTCTTTATGTATATCGCCTTCAATGCCCCGCACGATCCGCGTCAGTCACCGAAAGAATTTGTCGACATGTATCCGGCCGATGAAATTGAAGTGCCGGAAGACTTTCTGCCGCAGTATCCCGATTGCAAAGAGATCGGCTGTGCCCCGAGCTTGCGTGACGAACACTTGGCGCCCTTCCCCCGCACAAAGTATTCGGTGCAAGTCAATCGCCAGGAATATTACGCGATCATCACGCACATGGATCAGCAGATCGGTCGCATTTTGGAAGCACTTCAGCAGAGTGGCAAAGCAGACAACACATACGTCTTCTTCACCTCCGATCATGGGCTCGCGTGTGGCCATCATGGCTTGATGGGGAAACAAAATTCGTACGACCACAGCATTCGTGTTCCACTGTTGGTTTCCGGTCCTTCGATCAAGCCTGGCGAAAACGACGCGGCCGTTTACCTGCAAGACATCATGCCGACGACACTGGAATTGGCCGGCATCGACAAGCCAGAACATGTCGAGTTCGTTAGTTTGCTGCCACTGATCCGAGGTGAAAAAGATCAGTCGTACGATGCGATCTACAACTGCTATCTGAACGTGCAGCGATCGATTACCGACGATGGTTTCAAGCTGATGGTTTATCCAAAAGCGAAGAAGGTCAAGCTGTTCGATCTGAAGAACGACCCTCAAGAAATGAAAGACCTGGCCGGCGACTCTGCATACGCCGAGAAAAAGCAGCAGTTGTTCGCCACGCTCGAACAATGGCAGACCCACGTGGGTGATCCGCTGCCATTGGACGCGAGTCTTGTGAAGTAG
- a CDS encoding redoxin domain-containing protein: MKLIATFLSVGVLLMAVGHVAAAESDAAKQSPALVNITRQDHQGTVHQIATSSRKAVRVFVFMTGECPVSRTYFPVLNDLYTTWGKNEKDIQLLGVWADVTQSPKEVSTFAEEFSLDFPILLDRDAALGKALQPTTVPEVFVIDPHGEIAYRGRIDDRFLQLGSRKPEPTEDTLKLAVEKVRAGLPVPIATTEPVGCYYELPPMKAPSEAELTFNRDIAPILNANCVVCHREGEVGPFTLTSYMDAAKRARQIARVVDEKLMPPWKASQVHGEFEGQRTLTDREIDTLKAWAKTERAEGDPADLPPLPTFASDWKLGEPDLVLEMEEDFDVPAGGPDIFRNFVIPYEIPQDKLVAAVEFKPGDASVVHHSILYIDNSGKAREKDERAAGPGYSTFGGPGFVPAGSIGGWSPGKMPRFLPDGMGRRMHKGADLVMQIHYHPSGKAAKDRSKVGIYFVDKPKQEAFAIWTSSFDLHIPPGEANYKETASYKLPADVTLLSCIPHLHLLGQQMTATAHLPDGSTKVLIDIPQWDFNWQDEYMVAEPYTLPAGTKIVVEATYDNSAANPSNPSSPPQLVTFGEETTDEMLYCFFLVVANEKANTGLVAGDAFTQEVMRRAAHRLKGGK; the protein is encoded by the coding sequence GTGAAATTGATTGCCACTTTCCTGTCGGTCGGCGTTTTGCTGATGGCCGTTGGACATGTTGCCGCGGCGGAATCGGACGCCGCGAAGCAGTCCCCTGCGCTGGTGAACATCACGCGGCAAGATCACCAAGGAACCGTCCACCAGATTGCGACAAGTTCGCGAAAGGCGGTTCGGGTGTTCGTCTTCATGACCGGCGAATGTCCTGTCTCGCGGACTTACTTTCCGGTGCTGAACGATCTGTACACCACGTGGGGCAAGAACGAGAAGGATATCCAACTGCTCGGAGTTTGGGCGGACGTGACGCAGTCGCCGAAGGAGGTCTCGACATTTGCCGAAGAGTTCTCGCTCGACTTCCCGATATTGTTGGATCGTGATGCGGCGCTCGGCAAAGCTCTGCAACCGACGACCGTTCCGGAAGTGTTTGTTATCGATCCTCACGGCGAGATTGCCTATCGCGGTCGCATCGACGATCGCTTTCTGCAGTTGGGTTCGCGCAAGCCGGAACCGACCGAAGATACGTTGAAGCTGGCAGTCGAGAAAGTTCGTGCTGGTCTTCCAGTTCCTATTGCGACAACGGAACCGGTCGGTTGTTACTACGAGCTTCCGCCGATGAAAGCTCCGAGCGAAGCTGAGCTGACATTCAACCGAGACATTGCCCCGATTTTGAATGCCAACTGCGTGGTATGCCATCGCGAAGGAGAAGTGGGGCCGTTCACGTTGACCAGTTATATGGATGCGGCCAAGCGAGCTCGGCAAATTGCCCGAGTCGTCGACGAGAAGCTGATGCCCCCTTGGAAAGCGTCCCAGGTGCATGGCGAATTCGAGGGTCAGCGAACGTTGACCGATCGCGAGATCGACACGCTGAAAGCCTGGGCGAAGACCGAACGTGCCGAAGGGGACCCTGCCGATTTGCCACCGCTGCCGACGTTTGCGTCGGACTGGAAGTTGGGCGAACCTGACTTGGTGCTGGAAATGGAAGAAGATTTCGACGTGCCAGCTGGCGGGCCAGATATCTTCCGCAACTTCGTGATCCCGTACGAGATTCCCCAAGACAAGCTAGTCGCCGCGGTCGAATTCAAGCCAGGCGATGCTAGCGTCGTGCATCACTCGATTCTTTACATCGACAACAGCGGTAAGGCTCGGGAAAAGGATGAGCGAGCCGCCGGTCCAGGCTATTCGACCTTTGGCGGGCCTGGTTTCGTGCCAGCGGGATCGATCGGAGGATGGTCGCCTGGGAAGATGCCTCGCTTCCTGCCGGATGGTATGGGCAGACGGATGCACAAAGGGGCCGACTTGGTGATGCAGATTCATTATCACCCCAGTGGTAAAGCTGCGAAGGACCGCTCGAAGGTCGGGATCTACTTTGTCGACAAGCCGAAGCAGGAAGCGTTTGCCATTTGGACGTCGTCGTTCGATTTGCACATCCCGCCAGGGGAAGCGAACTACAAGGAAACGGCTTCGTACAAGCTGCCGGCTGACGTGACGCTGCTCAGCTGTATTCCGCACTTGCACTTGCTCGGGCAGCAAATGACCGCGACGGCTCACTTGCCCGATGGTAGCACGAAGGTGCTGATCGACATTCCGCAGTGGGATTTCAACTGGCAAGACGAGTACATGGTGGCCGAGCCGTACACGTTGCCAGCAGGAACGAAGATTGTTGTGGAAGCGACCTACGACAACTCCGCAGCGAATCCCTCGAACCCGAGTTCACCGCCGCAGCTGGTGACGTTCGGCGAAGAAACGACCGACGAAATGCTCTACTGTTTCTTTTTGGTCGTTGCCAACGAAAAAGCGAACACCGGCCTGGTGGCGGGGGATGCGTTTACCCAAGAGGTGATGCGTCGTGCTGCTCATCGCCTTAAGGGTGGCAAGTAG